In Candidatus Contubernalis alkalaceticus, the following proteins share a genomic window:
- a CDS encoding alpha/beta fold hydrolase, translated as MKRTSVSLKICLLKWYADRPESQLKMVENAHHIVNQDKPEELNKILLDFLKERQNVE; from the coding sequence TTGAAAAGAACATCAGTTTCATTAAAAATATGTCTGTTAAAATGGTATGCAGACCGGCCTGAAAGCCAGCTGAAGATGGTTGAAAACGCACATCATATTGTCAACCAGGACAAACCGGAGGAATTGAACAAGATTTTGTTAGATTTTCTGAAAGAACGACAAAATGTAGAATGA
- a CDS encoding zinc metalloprotease translates to MIDVLLFLLMFIVSYLISGVIHELGHILAGLLQGFKFFLLVVGPFGLKRNEDDRIVFYIEKNYTFWGGIGGVFPQNEDNDSFEKFGKVLLFGPLTSIIFGLLMLPLAILTDSNIFVWLSAMPIGMGVASLIPGKMGAFYTDGGRWLRMKREHTRKVELALWNVIRKAGFNENYADINLDDVCVLINDKEQNIKYLGHYFLYLHYKEKNNIEQVEKQKYLLKELSSQVSKQMLKVYPVE, encoded by the coding sequence ATGATAGATGTATTATTATTTTTGTTGATGTTTATTGTTAGCTATCTTATTTCTGGAGTTATTCACGAGTTAGGACACATATTAGCTGGTCTTCTCCAGGGATTTAAATTTTTTTTGTTAGTTGTAGGTCCTTTTGGACTAAAGCGTAATGAGGATGATAGAATTGTTTTTTATATCGAAAAGAACTATACGTTTTGGGGTGGTATTGGAGGAGTATTTCCACAGAATGAAGACAACGATAGTTTTGAGAAGTTTGGCAAAGTGCTGCTTTTTGGACCCCTGACATCAATAATATTTGGCCTGCTAATGTTACCGTTAGCAATTCTAACGGATAGCAATATTTTTGTTTGGTTAAGCGCAATGCCGATAGGTATGGGCGTTGCATCCCTTATTCCAGGGAAGATGGGCGCATTTTATACAGATGGTGGCAGATGGTTGAGAATGAAAAGAGAGCATACAAGAAAAGTCGAACTCGCTTTGTGGAATGTTATTCGAAAAGCGGGATTCAACGAAAATTATGCGGATATAAATTTAGACGATGTATGTGTTTTAATTAATGATAAAGAACAAAACATCAAATACTTGGGGCATTACTTTTTATACCTGCATTACAAAGAAAAAAACAATATAGAACAGGTAGAGAAACAAAAATATCTTCTCAAAGAGTTGTCATCACAAGTATCAAAACAAATGCTAAAGGTATATCCTGTCGAGTAA
- a CDS encoding DUF3795 domain-containing protein, with protein sequence MYEKLIAPCGMNCSLCISYQFMKNDLNKQGFRKKYCPGCIPRGENCTHMGDRCELLGKGKVRLCYECKAFPCKRLKSLDKRYRTKYHMSMIENLKFIKENGLEGFLKKEEEKWQCPECGTVICCHNGLCLNCNLETLQRNKKYRWNEE encoded by the coding sequence ATGTATGAAAAGCTAATTGCTCCTTGTGGAATGAATTGCAGCTTATGCATTTCTTATCAATTCATGAAAAATGACTTGAACAAACAAGGATTCCGCAAGAAATATTGTCCCGGCTGTATTCCGAGAGGAGAAAACTGTACTCACATGGGTGATCGATGTGAGTTGCTTGGAAAAGGGAAAGTCCGATTATGCTATGAGTGCAAAGCTTTTCCCTGCAAAAGATTGAAATCTTTGGATAAACGCTACCGCACAAAATACCATATGAGCATGATAGAAAATCTTAAATTTATTAAAGAAAATGGCCTGGAGGGATTCCTGAAAAAGGAAGAGGAAAAGTGGCAGTGCCCGGAATGCGGCACAGTGATATGCTGCCATAACGGACTGTGCTTGAATTGTAATCTTGAAACATTACAACGGAATAAAAAATACCGCTGGAATGAGGAATAG